A stretch of the Nicotiana tabacum cultivar K326 chromosome 6, ASM71507v2, whole genome shotgun sequence genome encodes the following:
- the LOC107827818 gene encoding uncharacterized protein LOC107827818 isoform X2 encodes MFSLCRHHRVPSLISKFRTTSITPGETKPPPSTLMKRPAVLYHYPCPDGAFAALAAHLYFSSIHITPLYFPNAVYSPIRVEDLPLNEIDHVYLLDFVGPSGFVHQLHSKVDCVVVLDHHKTARELLGGGTYVSENLIKVIDMDRSGATIAYDYFKEKLINGDNNKAADVDALKIGEFDNVRRLFEYIEDRDLWRWKLPDSKAFSSGLDDRNIEYDVNLNPSLFQQLLALDLKSLIEQGKISLSHKQKRIDEVLEKSFEIALGAGTFGCCLAVNADSLSELRSELGNQLAVRSRNMKLRGIGAVVYKVPELENDQMLKVSLRSIGDEDTTSISQAFGGGGHRNASSFMLNSTEFENWKVK; translated from the exons ATGTTCTCCTTGTGTAGACATCACAGAGTTCCCAGTTTGATTTCCAAGTTCAGGACTACGTCTATTACCCCAGGAGAAACAAAACCGCCACCGTCAACCCTGATGAAGAGACCCGCAGTTCTTTACCATTACCCCTGCCCCGATGGAGCTTTTGCTGCTTTGGCCGCTCACCTTTATTTTTCTTCCATTCACATTACTCCCCTCTACTTCCCAAACGCCGTTTACTCTCCTATCAG GGTGGAAGACCTTCCTCTAAATGAAATTGATCATGTTTACCTCTTGGATTTTGTGGGTCCATCTGGTTTTGTTCACCAACTCCACTCTAAAGTTGACTG TGTAGTAGTATTAGACCATCACAAAACGGCACGAGAGCTGTTAGGTGGAGGGACATATGTGAGTGAAAATTTGATTAAAGTGATCGACATGGATAGAAGTGGGGCTACTATTGCTTATGATTATTTCAAGGAGAAGCTCATAAATGGGGACAATAACAAAGCTGCCGATGTCGATGCACTAAAGATTGGTGAATTTGACAATGTTAGGAGATTATTCGAATATATAGAGGACAGAGATTTGTGGAGATGGAAACTTCCAGACAGTAAAGCATTCAGCAGCGGCTTGGATGAtcgtaatattgaatatgatgTCAATTTGAACCCCTCCTTGTTTCAACAG TTGCTTGCTTTGGATCTAAAATCTCTTATTGAGCAAGGAAAGATAAGTTTGTCCCACAAGCAGAAAAGAATTGATGAGGTCCTTGAGAAGTCGTTTGAGATAGCACTTGGAGCTGGAACATTTGGTTGTTGCCTG GCAGTTAATGCAGATTCTTTGTCCGAGTTAAGAAGTGAGCTTGGGAACCAATTGGCTGTTAGAAGTCGTAATATGAAGTTGAG GGGGATTGGAGCTGTTGTTTATAAGGTACCGGAGCTTGAAAATGATCAAATGTTAAAAGTTAGCCTGAGGAGCATTGGTGATGAGGACACAACATCTATCTCTCAG GCATTTGGTGGTGGTGGGCATCGAAATGCCAGTTCGTTTATGTTAAACTCAACTGAGTTTGAGAATTGGAAGGTCAAATAG
- the LOC107827818 gene encoding uncharacterized protein LOC107827818 isoform X1 translates to MFSLCRHHRVPSLISKFRTTSITPGETKPPPSTLMKRPAVLYHYPCPDGAFAALAAHLYFSSIHITPLYFPNAVYSPIRVEDLPLNEIDHVYLLDFVGPSGFVHQLHSKVDCVVVLDHHKTARELLGGGTYVSENLIKVIDMDRSGATIAYDYFKEKLINGDNNKAADVDALKIGEFDNVRRLFEYIEDRDLWRWKLPDSKAFSSGLDDRNIEYDVNLNPSLFQQLLALDLKSLIEQGKISLSHKQKRIDEVLEKSFEIALGAGTFGCCLAVNADSLSELRSELGNQLAVRSRNMKLRGIGAVVYKVPELENDQMLKVSLRSIGDEDTTSISQVLRAFGGGGHRNASSFMLNSTEFENWKVK, encoded by the exons ATGTTCTCCTTGTGTAGACATCACAGAGTTCCCAGTTTGATTTCCAAGTTCAGGACTACGTCTATTACCCCAGGAGAAACAAAACCGCCACCGTCAACCCTGATGAAGAGACCCGCAGTTCTTTACCATTACCCCTGCCCCGATGGAGCTTTTGCTGCTTTGGCCGCTCACCTTTATTTTTCTTCCATTCACATTACTCCCCTCTACTTCCCAAACGCCGTTTACTCTCCTATCAG GGTGGAAGACCTTCCTCTAAATGAAATTGATCATGTTTACCTCTTGGATTTTGTGGGTCCATCTGGTTTTGTTCACCAACTCCACTCTAAAGTTGACTG TGTAGTAGTATTAGACCATCACAAAACGGCACGAGAGCTGTTAGGTGGAGGGACATATGTGAGTGAAAATTTGATTAAAGTGATCGACATGGATAGAAGTGGGGCTACTATTGCTTATGATTATTTCAAGGAGAAGCTCATAAATGGGGACAATAACAAAGCTGCCGATGTCGATGCACTAAAGATTGGTGAATTTGACAATGTTAGGAGATTATTCGAATATATAGAGGACAGAGATTTGTGGAGATGGAAACTTCCAGACAGTAAAGCATTCAGCAGCGGCTTGGATGAtcgtaatattgaatatgatgTCAATTTGAACCCCTCCTTGTTTCAACAG TTGCTTGCTTTGGATCTAAAATCTCTTATTGAGCAAGGAAAGATAAGTTTGTCCCACAAGCAGAAAAGAATTGATGAGGTCCTTGAGAAGTCGTTTGAGATAGCACTTGGAGCTGGAACATTTGGTTGTTGCCTG GCAGTTAATGCAGATTCTTTGTCCGAGTTAAGAAGTGAGCTTGGGAACCAATTGGCTGTTAGAAGTCGTAATATGAAGTTGAG GGGGATTGGAGCTGTTGTTTATAAGGTACCGGAGCTTGAAAATGATCAAATGTTAAAAGTTAGCCTGAGGAGCATTGGTGATGAGGACACAACATCTATCTCTCAGGTTCTTAGG GCATTTGGTGGTGGTGGGCATCGAAATGCCAGTTCGTTTATGTTAAACTCAACTGAGTTTGAGAATTGGAAGGTCAAATAG
- the LOC107827821 gene encoding NAC domain-containing protein 54-like isoform X1, giving the protein MAPVGLPPGFRFHPTDEELVNYYLKRKIHGQEIELDIIPEVDLYKCEPWELAEKSFLPSRDPEWYFFGPRDRKYPNGFRTNRATRAGYWKSTGKDRRVSSQNRAIGMKKTLVYYRGRAPQGIRTDWVMHEYRLDDKECDEISSIQVDSYALCRVFKKNGVCSEIEELGQTSSTVPSFEYPLTQSMNVHEYETPSPDVPLASSSCMEEEEEKDDSWMQFITEDAWCSSNSPFQGEEISPLAFTN; this is encoded by the exons ATGGCACCCGTTGGACTACCACCTGGTTTTAGGTTCCATCCCACTGATGAAGAGCTTGTCAATTATTATCTCAAGAGAAAAATTCATGGTCAAGAAATTGAACTTGATATTATTCCTGAAGTTGATCTCTACAAATGTGAGCCTTGGGAATTAGCAG AGAAATCATTTTTGCCAAGTAGGGATCCAGAATGGTATTTCTTTGGTCCAAGGGACAGGAAATATCCAAATGGATTCAGAACGAATAGAGCGACAAGAGCTGGATACTGGAAATCTACAGGGAAAGATCGGAGAGTAAGTTCACAGAATAGGGCAATTGGAATGAAGAAGACACTGGTTTACTACAGGGGAAGAGCACCTCAGGGGATTAGGACTGATTGGGTAATGCATGAATATCGACTGGATGATAAAGAATGCGACGAAATCTCCAGCATTCAGGTA GATTCATATGCACTGTGTCGTGTATTCAAGAAAAATGGTGTTTGTTCTGAAATAGAAGAGCTAGGGCAAACTAGTAGTACTGTACCATCATTTGAATACCCATTAACCCAAAGCATGAATGTTCACGAGTACGAAACGCCATCGCCTGATGTACCATTAGCATCATCTTCCTgtatggaagaagaagaagaaaaagatgattCATGGATGCAGTTTATTACAGAAGATGCATGGTGTTCTTCCAACTCTCCCTTTCAAGGCGAAGAGATCTCTCCACTTGCTTTCACAAACTAA
- the LOC107827821 gene encoding NAC domain-containing protein 54-like isoform X2 — protein sequence MAPVGLPPGFRFHPTDEELVNYYLKRKIHGQEIELDIIPEVDLYKCEPWELAEKSFLPSRDPEWYFFGPRDRKYPNGFRTNRATRAGYWKSTGKDRRVSSQNRAIGMKKTLVYYRGRAPQGIRTDWVMHEYRLDDKECDEISSIQDSYALCRVFKKNGVCSEIEELGQTSSTVPSFEYPLTQSMNVHEYETPSPDVPLASSSCMEEEEEKDDSWMQFITEDAWCSSNSPFQGEEISPLAFTN from the exons ATGGCACCCGTTGGACTACCACCTGGTTTTAGGTTCCATCCCACTGATGAAGAGCTTGTCAATTATTATCTCAAGAGAAAAATTCATGGTCAAGAAATTGAACTTGATATTATTCCTGAAGTTGATCTCTACAAATGTGAGCCTTGGGAATTAGCAG AGAAATCATTTTTGCCAAGTAGGGATCCAGAATGGTATTTCTTTGGTCCAAGGGACAGGAAATATCCAAATGGATTCAGAACGAATAGAGCGACAAGAGCTGGATACTGGAAATCTACAGGGAAAGATCGGAGAGTAAGTTCACAGAATAGGGCAATTGGAATGAAGAAGACACTGGTTTACTACAGGGGAAGAGCACCTCAGGGGATTAGGACTGATTGGGTAATGCATGAATATCGACTGGATGATAAAGAATGCGACGAAATCTCCAGCATTCAG GATTCATATGCACTGTGTCGTGTATTCAAGAAAAATGGTGTTTGTTCTGAAATAGAAGAGCTAGGGCAAACTAGTAGTACTGTACCATCATTTGAATACCCATTAACCCAAAGCATGAATGTTCACGAGTACGAAACGCCATCGCCTGATGTACCATTAGCATCATCTTCCTgtatggaagaagaagaagaaaaagatgattCATGGATGCAGTTTATTACAGAAGATGCATGGTGTTCTTCCAACTCTCCCTTTCAAGGCGAAGAGATCTCTCCACTTGCTTTCACAAACTAA